The Lycium barbarum isolate Lr01 chromosome 4, ASM1917538v2, whole genome shotgun sequence nucleotide sequence CTTTTTCCACCTGTTGATATGTGGTTATTTGTTGCTCAGTTTCAGTAATTTCTATTAGTTTATCTATCTCTTGCACTGCTGATTCTTGACTTATCCTCCTCTTTTGTCTCTCCTCATTGACACCCTCCCATACATCATTTATGGTTCTCTCTGTATCTTGTGATTTTGTTTCCTCCTCCATTTGATTGCCCTTATGCCCTTCTGTGACTTTGTGTTGTGACTTACATTGCTCCTGTTCCTTCTCAATACTTGTTTGTTGTTCGATTAATTGTTTAAAGGCACTAGTACCTCCTCCTTGTTTTCCAAAAGATGCTTCCACCCATGGCTTTGCTGATTCCCTAATTGCTTTTGTTTCTTGTTGCTTTTTGTACTCCTGACCATCCTCACCATTATGTTCATCTTCCTCCAAGTCCACTAGAGTACTGAACTTGTTGTTTGTTGAAGTAAATGTATTTGTTTTCTGTTTACTCACCTCTTGATTGTTCacttccttttctttcctttctatACCTTTATTTTTACCCCCTTCCATCTCCTTTTTGTCTTTGGCCTTCCAGCAATTAGGATCATTTTTGGGATCATTTTTGTTTACAACAACCTTTCCAGATTTAAGAACTTTGAATGGTTGTCGTTTGCTCTTGTTAAAATTCTGCTTTTTCTCCCCATCCTCCTTTCCATTGGTCTGTTTTTTCTCCCCATATTCCTTTCTTTCTCCATTACCATTGTTATTCTCCTTGATAGGTGCCTTTCCATTATTATTCTTCTTCTCTTGTTGCTCTTCACTCCTTTCCTTTATGTCCTCCTTTTTTGGTCTGAATTCTGGATATAAATTCCAGCATTCTTTCTTATTATGTCCTTGTATTTTGCAATTAACACAATATTTTGGTAAGTAATCATATTGTATTGTTTGCCATTTGGATCTAACTTCATTTGTCTCTTCATCAATGCAGTTAATCTGTACCCGCTTGGGTAATTCCTTCATCAAGTCCACTTCTACTTTGACTCTTGCACAGCTAGGCCTTGTTTGATTGTCGGTGGCTTTATCTATCACAAGGGGTCTTCCCACTGCATTTGCTAATGAGAAAAGGATTCCTTGTCAAAGAGATTAGTAGGCAACCCTGGAAAGGAGATCCATGCTATAGCAATTGTTGTTTCCTCATACGGCTTAAACCAAGGATCCCATATGAGAAATCTAACTGGAAAGATTCTATTCCTGAACCTAATCTCCCATGGTCGAGAAGCCAAGGTAGCATAGTCTTCTAGTAAAGATAAACGAACTAGAATATGCCTATCCTCCAATAGCCCTATGGTACAAGGGCCCTTTACTTCCAATTGTGTTGGTATACATCTCCTCAATTCatgtacatccggtcttccatagGAGAATTTAGCAACAAGTGCATATTGTAAATTCTGTCTCTTACATAGtatctcaaattc carries:
- the LOC132637779 gene encoding uncharacterized protein LOC132637779 — translated: MKELPKRVQINCIDEETNEVRSKWQTIQYDYLPKYCVNCKIQGHNKKECWNLYPEFRPKKEDIKERSEEQQEKKNNNGKAPIKENNNGNGERKEYGEKKQTNGKEDGEKKQNFNKSKRQPFKVLKSGKVVVNKNDPKNDPNCWKAKDKKEMEGGKNKGIERKEKEVNNQEVSKQKTNTFTSTNNKFSTLVDLEEDEHNGEDGQEYKKQQETKAIRESAKPWVEASFGKQGGGTSAFKQLIEQQTSIEKEQEQCKSQHKVTEGHKGNQMEEETKSQDTERTINDVWEGVNEERQKRRISQESAVQEIDKLIEITETEQQITTYQQVEKEKPPDDVLDKSNEITKEVKDTESSTHNHNNEGRSENADHGDNKMGAEEQTEQQRKNIIEDGEFGENTYSISSNVPENKTNDEERIDDIGDDDEVESTSIPISPSEHNAGDVSPKQITKTKKEGRHHKQNRDKSVPPKAVGGVLTRKAYAKGSLQ